The proteins below are encoded in one region of Spirochaeta isovalerica:
- a CDS encoding response regulator transcription factor — protein sequence MEQDFVLIVEDDSEISKILSVNIEDLGLKTRICDNGQDGLELARSGKFSLIILDIMLPRLDGVSLLRELRKSDARTPVLMVTARDSELDRVLGLELGADDYMSKPFSVREMTARVKALLRRSQLADDANGYRDKPVSIGKLTLDPLKRKALLGKKEVDLTVKEFDLLSLFMKNPGRAYSRSDLLNLIWGYQFEGYEHTVNTHINRLRAKIEIDPGKPEYLKTVWGVGYRFAEENELSHD from the coding sequence ATGGAACAGGATTTTGTACTGATAGTGGAAGATGACAGCGAAATATCGAAGATACTCTCTGTAAATATTGAAGATCTGGGATTGAAGACAAGAATTTGCGATAACGGACAGGACGGCCTTGAGCTGGCCCGGTCCGGAAAATTCTCTTTGATCATTCTGGATATCATGCTCCCCCGGCTCGATGGGGTCTCGCTCCTGAGGGAACTGAGAAAGAGCGATGCCCGTACGCCCGTCCTGATGGTTACCGCCAGAGACAGCGAACTGGACCGGGTTCTGGGACTGGAACTGGGCGCCGACGATTATATGTCCAAACCATTCAGCGTCCGGGAAATGACCGCCCGGGTCAAAGCCCTCCTCCGCCGGTCGCAGCTGGCAGATGATGCGAACGGCTACAGAGATAAGCCCGTTTCCATTGGAAAACTCACTCTCGATCCTCTGAAAAGAAAAGCTTTGCTGGGGAAGAAAGAAGTTGATCTGACCGTGAAGGAATTCGATCTGCTTTCTCTTTTTATGAAAAATCCCGGACGGGCTTACAGCCGGAGCGATCTGCTCAATCTTATCTGGGGTTATCAGTTTGAAGGTTACGAACACACGGTTAATACCCATATCAACAGATTGAGAGCCAAAATCGAAATCGATCCGGGAAAACCGGAGTACCTGAAAACAGTCTGGGGAGTGGGGTACCGCTTTGCCGAAGAGAATGAGTTAAGCCATGATTAA
- a CDS encoding PhzF family phenazine biosynthesis protein — protein sequence MKVFTSNAFASVPEGGNPAGICLETEGLTEGEMQAIAAEVGYSETAFIFPSDSADFKVRFFTPASEVDLCGHATIATFSLMHELGMIGKGTYRQETAAGILAIEIDEEGTVMMEQLLPRFGGFAEKDLIARSLGISSGSIVENLPVQAVSTGLMDLIVPVLDLSAMESIKPDFSLISEISRDLNVTGYHVFTTETLYGSTAHCRNFAPLFDINEEAATGTATGATVSYMHSHGMLDGSVLTNLKFEQGYEMNRPSEIKAVLGTEGKRITDVRVGGTARRSKTLHL from the coding sequence ATGAAAGTCTTCACATCAAATGCTTTTGCTTCCGTGCCGGAAGGAGGTAATCCCGCGGGAATATGCCTCGAGACAGAAGGATTGACCGAAGGGGAAATGCAGGCTATCGCCGCCGAAGTGGGCTATTCGGAAACGGCTTTTATTTTTCCTTCGGATTCTGCAGATTTTAAAGTCCGTTTCTTTACGCCGGCCAGCGAAGTTGATCTCTGCGGACACGCCACCATCGCCACATTTTCCCTCATGCATGAACTGGGTATGATCGGTAAGGGTACCTATAGGCAGGAAACGGCGGCGGGTATTCTCGCCATCGAAATAGATGAAGAGGGAACGGTTATGATGGAGCAGCTCCTGCCCCGCTTCGGTGGTTTTGCCGAAAAGGATCTGATTGCCCGTTCATTGGGAATCAGCAGCGGATCAATAGTTGAAAACCTTCCGGTTCAGGCGGTTTCAACAGGATTGATGGATCTTATCGTTCCTGTACTGGATTTGAGTGCAATGGAAAGCATTAAACCCGATTTCTCCCTTATTTCAGAGATCAGCCGGGATCTGAATGTCACGGGCTATCATGTTTTCACGACGGAAACTCTTTACGGATCGACGGCCCATTGCCGGAACTTCGCTCCGCTGTTCGATATCAATGAAGAAGCGGCGACGGGAACGGCGACGGGAGCGACGGTATCCTATATGCACAGCCACGGTATGCTGGATGGATCAGTCCTGACAAATTTGAAATTTGAACAGGGGTATGAGATGAATCGGCCGTCAGAGATAAAGGCAGTCCTGGGTACAGAAGGGAAAAGAATTACAGATGTCAGGGTCGGGGGAACGGCCCGGCGATCAAAGACGCTTCATTTATAA